Proteins encoded by one window of Arabidopsis thaliana chromosome 2, partial sequence:
- a CDS encoding PITH domain protein (DUF1000) translates to MSCTHDHNCEDHECSSDWSLYKHIDLSKVSALNESVSGSAKSVFKAWEQRLHSSGEHLESNEGDPELLVFVPFTSDVKIKSISIVGGPEGTSPSKLRVFINREGIDFSDAESMQAVQEWELAENLQGVLEYQTRYSKFQSVGNITLHFPESFGGDTTQIRYIGFKGEATQLKRDVVATIVYEIRPNPSDHK, encoded by the exons atgtcgtGTACGCATGATCACAACTGCGAAGATCATGAGTGTTCTTCCGATTGGTCTCTCTACAAACACATTGATCTCTCCaag GTTTCAGCTCTGAATGAATCTGTTTCGGGAAGTGCAAAATCAGTCTTCAAAGCGTGGGAACAGCGATTACACTCTTCTGGG GAGCATTTGGAGAGCAATGAGGGAGACCCTGAATTGCTTGTTTTTGTACC ATTTACATCAGACGTCAAGATCAAGAGCATATCAATTGTTGGTGGCCCTGAAGGAACAAGTCCTTCTAAGTTGAGAGT GTTTATCAATCGTGAAGGGATTGACTTCTCCGATGCTGAGAGTATGCAAGCCGTTCAG GAATGGGAGTTAGCTGAAAATTTGCAAGGAGTCTTAGAATACCAGACCAG GTATTCAAAGTTCCAGAGTGTTGGAAACATCACCCTGCATTTCCCTGAGAGTTTTGGAGGTGACACAACCCAAATACGTTATATCGGGTTCAAAGGTGAAGCAACCCAG TTGAAAAGAGATGTTGTTGCGACAATCGTATATGAGATTAGACCAAATCCTTCAGATCACAAGTAA
- a CDS encoding PITH domain protein (DUF1000) (CONTAINS InterPro DOMAIN/s: Proteasome-interacting thioredoxin-like domain, C-terminal (InterPro:IPR010400); BEST Arabidopsis thaliana protein match is: Protein of unknown function (DUF1000) (TAIR:AT3G04780.1); Has 551 Blast hits to 551 proteins in 191 species: Archae - 0; Bacteria - 0; Metazoa - 233; Fungi - 139; Plants - 82; Viruses - 0; Other Eukaryotes - 97 (source: NCBI BLink).), translated as MSCTHDHNCEDHECSSDWSLYKHIDLSKVSALNESVSGSAKSVFKAWEQRLHSSGEHLESNEGDPELLVFVPFTSDVKIKSISIVGGPEGTSPSKLRVFINREGIDFSDAESMQAVQEWELAENLQGVLEYQTRYSKFQSVGNITLHFPESFGGDTTQIRYIGFKGEATQLKRDVVATIVYEIRPNPSDHKTKAETGGGFSQVE; from the exons atgtcgtGTACGCATGATCACAACTGCGAAGATCATGAGTGTTCTTCCGATTGGTCTCTCTACAAACACATTGATCTCTCCaag GTTTCAGCTCTGAATGAATCTGTTTCGGGAAGTGCAAAATCAGTCTTCAAAGCGTGGGAACAGCGATTACACTCTTCTGGG GAGCATTTGGAGAGCAATGAGGGAGACCCTGAATTGCTTGTTTTTGTACC ATTTACATCAGACGTCAAGATCAAGAGCATATCAATTGTTGGTGGCCCTGAAGGAACAAGTCCTTCTAAGTTGAGAGT GTTTATCAATCGTGAAGGGATTGACTTCTCCGATGCTGAGAGTATGCAAGCCGTTCAG GAATGGGAGTTAGCTGAAAATTTGCAAGGAGTCTTAGAATACCAGACCAG GTATTCAAAGTTCCAGAGTGTTGGAAACATCACCCTGCATTTCCCTGAGAGTTTTGGAGGTGACACAACCCAAATACGTTATATCGGGTTCAAAGGTGAAGCAACCCAG TTGAAAAGAGATGTTGTTGCGACAATCGTATATGAGATTAGACCAAATCCTTCAGATCACAA GACAAAAGCCGAGACTGGTGGTGGTTTTTCACAAGTTGAATGA
- a CDS encoding uncharacterized protein (unknown protein; FUNCTIONS IN: molecular_function unknown; INVOLVED IN: biological_process unknown; LOCATED IN: cellular_component unknown; Has 30201 Blast hits to 17322 proteins in 780 species: Archae - 12; Bacteria - 1396; Metazoa - 17338; Fungi - 3422; Plants - 5037; Viruses - 0; Other Eukaryotes - 2996 (source: NCBI BLink).), translating into MTDSFPDSIRLHQRCWSDFSFTLAIDELLSPFGLCFPFNNFSNYVLVITI; encoded by the coding sequence ATGACCGACTCTTTTCCCGACAGCATACGGCTCCATCAGCGGTGTTGGTCGgattttagttttactttGGCCATAGATGAGTTACTCTCACCTTTTGGTCTTTGTTTTCCCTTCAATAATTTCAGCAATTATGTGTTGGTGATAACGATTTAG
- a CDS encoding KH domain-containing protein (KH domain-containing protein; FUNCTIONS IN: RNA binding, nucleic acid binding; EXPRESSED IN: 23 plant structures; EXPRESSED DURING: 14 growth stages; CONTAINS InterPro DOMAIN/s: K Homology, type 1, subgroup (InterPro:IPR018111), K Homology (InterPro:IPR004087), K Homology, type 1 (InterPro:IPR004088); BEST Arabidopsis thaliana protein match is: KH domain-containing protein (TAIR:AT1G33680.1); Has 68611 Blast hits to 35814 proteins in 1587 species: Archae - 63; Bacteria - 12513; Metazoa - 31065; Fungi - 9811; Plants - 6751; Viruses - 351; Other Eukaryotes - 8057 (source: NCBI BLink).) produces the protein MADESQYSSDTYSNKRKYEEPTAPPPSTRRPTGFSSGPIPSASVDPTAPTGLPPSSYNSVPPPMDEIQIAKQKAQEIAARLLNSADAKRPRVDNGASYDYGDNKGFSSYPSEGKQMSGTVPSSIPVSYGSFQGTTKKIDIPNMRVGVIIGKGGETIKYLQLQSGAKIQVTRDMDADPNCATRTVDLTGTPDQISKAEQLITDVLQEAEAGNTAGSGGGGGRRMGGQAGADQFVMKIPNNKVGLIIGKGGETIKSMQAKTGARIQVIPLHLPPGDPTPERTLQIDGITEQIEHAKQLVNEIISGENRMRNSAMGGGYPQQGGYQARPPSSWAPPGGPPAQPGYGGYMQPGAYPGPPQYGQSPYGSYPQQTSAGYYDQSSVPPSQQSAQGEYDYYGQQQSQQPSSGGSSAPPTDTTGYNYYQHASGYGQAGQGYQQDGYGAYNASQQSGYGQAAGYDQQGGYGSTTNPSQEEDASQAAPPSSAQSGQAGYGTTGQQPPAQGSTGQAGYGAPPTSQAGYSSQPAAAYNSGYGAPPPASKPPTYGQSQQSPGAPGSYGSQSGYAQPAASGYGQPPAYGYGQAPQGYGSYGGYTQPAAGGGYSSDGSAGATAGGGGGTPASQSAAPPAGPPKASPKS, from the exons ATGGCGGACGAATCTCAATACTCATCGGATACTTACTCCAACAAACGCAAATACGAAGAACCAACCGCTCCTCCTCCATCAACTCGCAGACCTACCGGCTTCTCTTCTGGTCCGATCCCATCTGCTTCAGTTGATCCCACCGCACCTACCGGTCTTCCACCTTCTTCTTACAACAGCGTTCCTCCTCCGATGGATGAAATCCAGATTGCTAAACAAAAAGCACAAGAAATCGCTGCTCGTCTTCTTAATAGCGCTGATGCTAAACGTCCTCGTGTTGACAATGGTGCTTCTTATGATTATGGTGACAACAAAGGATTTAGCTCATATCCCTCTG AGGGTAAGCAGATGTCAGGGACGGTTCCGTCTTCGATACCGGTTTCGTATGGTAGCTTTCAAGGAACTACTAAGAAGATTGATATTCCGAATATGAGAGTTGGTGTTATCATTGGTAAAGGTGGAGAGACTATTAAGTATCTTCAGCTTCAGTCTGGAGCTAAGATTCAGGTTACTAGAGATATGGATGCAGACCCTAATTGTGCTACTAGGACTGTTGACCTAACTGGTACCCCTGATCAGATCTCAAAGGCTGAACAGTTGATCACTGACGTCCTTCAAGAG gCTGAGGCAGGCAATACAGCTGGTTCAGGTGGAGGAGGCGGCCGTAGGATGGGTGGACAAGCAGGGGCTGATCAATTTGTTATGAAAATTCCGAATAACAAG GTTGGTTTGATAATTGGTAAAGGAGGTGAAACAATCAAATCTATGCAAGCTAAGACTGGAGCTAGAATTCAG GTTATTCCTTTACATTTGCCCCCTGGAGACCCAACGCCAGAACGGACTTTGCAGATTGATGGGATAACCGAACAGATTGAACATGCTAAACAATTAGTTAATGAAATCATCAGTGGCGAG AACCGTATGAGAAACTCAGCAATGGGTGGAGGCTATCCACAACAAGGTGGTTATCAAGCCCGCCCACCCTCAAGCTGGGCACCACCTGGTGGTCCGCCAGCACAACCTGGTTATGGTGGTTACATGCAACCAGGAGCATATCCAGGTCCACCTCAGTATGGTCAATCACCTTACGGAAGTTACCCTCAACAAACTTCAGCTGGTTACTATGATCAGTCCTCTGTGCCACCATCCCAGCAGAGCGCGCAAGGTGAGTATGATTATTACGGTCAGCAACAGTCTCAGCAACCAAGCAGTGGTGGTAGCTCAGCCCCACCAACAGATACCACAGGGTACAATTACTACCAGCATGCTTCTGGTTATGGCCAAGCTGGTCAGGGATACCAGCAAGATGGGTATGGAGCTTACAATGCCTCGCAGCAATCGGGATATGGTCAAGCTGCTGGGTATGATCAACAGGGTGGTTACGGCAGCACCACTAATCCAAGTCAAGAGGAAGATGCATCTCAAGCCGCTCCACCATCGTCAGCTCAGTCTGGACAGGCTGGGTATGGTACAACTGGTCAACAGCCGCCTGCTCAAGGTAGTACTGGTCAGGCAGGGTATGGAGCTCCTCCAACTTCTCAGGCTGGTTACAGCAGCCAGCCAGCAGCAGCTTACAATTCTGGGTATGGAGCACCACCACCTGCTTCAAAGCCACCGACTTATGGCCAGAGCCAGCAGTCTCCAGGTGCTCCTGGGAGCTATGGTAGTCAGTCTGGGTATGCCCAACCAGCAGCTTCAGGGTATGGACAACCTCCAGCGTATGGGTATGGTCAAGCGCCACAGGGATATGGGTCTTATGGAGGATACACACAACCTGCTGCTGGTGGAGGTTACTCTTCAGACGGGTCTGCTGGAGCCACtgctggtggtggtggtggtacaCCAGCTTCACAGAGTGCTGCTCCACCTGCTGGACCGCCCAAAGCATCCCCGAAAAGTTGA
- a CDS encoding Mannose-binding lectin superfamily protein, with product MGYDDTGTKFTLEISGNKITGFHGSADANLKSLGAYFTPPPPIKQEYQGGTGGSPWDHGIYTGIRKVYVTFSPVSISHIKVDYDKDGKVETRQDGDMLGENRVQGQPNEFVVDYPYEYITSIEVTCDKVSGNTNRVRSLSFKTSKDRTSPTYGRKSERTFVFESKGRALVGLHGRCCWAIDALGAHFGAPPIPPPPPTEKLQGSGGDGGESWDDGAFDGVRKIYVGQGENGIASVKFVYDKNNQLVLGEEHGKHTLLGYEEFELDYPSEYITAVEGYYDKVFGSESSVIVMLKFKTNKRTSPPYGMDAGVSFILGKEGHKVVGFHGKASPELYQIGVTVAPITK from the exons ATGGGATACGATGACACTGGCACTAAGTTTACACTTGAAATCAGTGGAAACAAAATCACTGGGTTCCATGGATCTGCTGACGCAAACCTAAAATCTCTTGGAGCTTATTTCACACCACCTCCTCCTATTAAACAGGAATACCAAGGTGGTACTGGAGGCAGCCCATGGGACCATGGTATTTACACCGGCATAAGAAAAGTCTATGTTACATTTAGTCCCGTTAGCATATCGCATATCAAGGTCGACTACGACAAAGATGGAAAAGTGGAAACGCGTCAAGACGGGGACATGCTTGGAGAAAATAGGGTCCAAGGACAACCAAACGAG TTTGTAGTGGACTATCCATATGAATATATTACATCAATAGAAGTGACCTGTGACAAAGTCTCTGGCAATACAAACCGAGTTAGGTCGTTGAGTTTCAAGACATCAAAAGACAGAACATCTCCTACATATGGACGTAAGAGCGAGCGAACTTTCGTGTTTGAGAGCAAAGGTAGGGCTCTTGTTGGGCTCCATGGAAGGTGTTGTTGGGCTATTGATGCTCTAGGTGCACATTTTGGTGCGCCTCCTattcctccacctcctcccACGGAGAAACTACAAGGATCAGGTGGTGACGGAGGAGAATCATGGGACGATGGAGCTTTCGACGGTGTGAGAAAGATATACGTGGGACAAGGTGAGAATGGTATCGCATCTGTCAAGTTTGTGTATGACAAGAACAACCAGTTGGTACTAGGAGAAGAGCATGGAAAGCATACTTTGCTTGGATACGAAGAG TTCGAGTTGGACTATCCGAGTGAATACATCACAGCGGTAGAGGGTTATTATGATAAAGTGTTTGGTAGTGAATCTTCAGTAATAGTCATGCTTAAGTTCAAGACCAATAAACGAACCTCCCCGCCTTATGGAATGGATGCTGGCGTTAGCTTCATACTCGGGAAGGAAGGTCACAAAGTGGTAGGGTTCCATGGAAAAGCTAGTCCCGAGCTCTATCAGATTGGGGTCACTGTTGCCCCAATCACCAAGTGA
- a CDS encoding Mannose-binding lectin superfamily protein (Mannose-binding lectin superfamily protein; CONTAINS InterPro DOMAIN/s: Mannose-binding lectin (InterPro:IPR001229); BEST Arabidopsis thaliana protein match is: jacalin lectin family protein (TAIR:AT1G33790.1); Has 1842 Blast hits to 680 proteins in 37 species: Archae - 0; Bacteria - 4; Metazoa - 0; Fungi - 2; Plants - 1834; Viruses - 0; Other Eukaryotes - 2 (source: NCBI BLink).), whose product MAQRLEAKGGKGGNQWDDGADHENVTKIHVRGGLEGIQFIKFEYVKAGQTVVGPIHGVSGKGFTQTFEINHLNGEHVVSVKGCYDNISGVIQALQFETNQRSSEVMGYDDTGTKFTLEISGNKITGFHGSADANLKSLGAYFTPPPPIKQEYQGGTGGSPWDHGIYTGIRKVYVTFSPVSISHIKVDYDKDGKVETRQDGDMLGENRVQGQPNEFVVDYPYEYITSIEVTCDKVSGNTNRVRSLSFKTSKDRTSPTYGRKSERTFVFESKGRALVGLHGRCCWAIDALGAHFGAPPIPPPPPTEKLQGSGGDGGESWDDGAFDGVRKIYVGQGENGIASVKFVYDKNNQLVLGEEHGKHTLLGYEEFELDYPSEYITAVEGYYDKVFGSESSVIVMLKFKTNKRTSPPYGMDAGVSFILGKEGHKVVGFHGKASPELYQIGVTVAPITK is encoded by the exons ATGGCCCAAAGGTTGGAGGCAAAAGGCGGAAAGGGAGGGAATCAATGGGATGATGGAGCCGACCATGAAAATGTAACAAAGATACATGTACGAGGTGGTCTTGAAGGAATCCAATTCATCAAGTTTGAGTATGTCAAAGCTGGACAAACAGTTGTTGGACCAATTCATGGTGTCTCGGGTAAAGGTTTCACACAAACG tttGAGATTAATCATCTCAATGGCGAACATGTGGTGTCAGTAAAAGGTTGCTATGATAACATATCCGGTGTGATCCAAGCACTTCAATTCGAAACCAATCAAAGGAGTTCTGAAGTCATGGGATACGATGACACTGGCACTAAGTTTACACTTGAAATCAGTGGAAACAAAATCACTGGGTTCCATGGATCTGCTGACGCAAACCTAAAATCTCTTGGAGCTTATTTCACACCACCTCCTCCTATTAAACAGGAATACCAAGGTGGTACTGGAGGCAGCCCATGGGACCATGGTATTTACACCGGCATAAGAAAAGTCTATGTTACATTTAGTCCCGTTAGCATATCGCATATCAAGGTCGACTACGACAAAGATGGAAAAGTGGAAACGCGTCAAGACGGGGACATGCTTGGAGAAAATAGGGTCCAAGGACAACCAAACGAG TTTGTAGTGGACTATCCATATGAATATATTACATCAATAGAAGTGACCTGTGACAAAGTCTCTGGCAATACAAACCGAGTTAGGTCGTTGAGTTTCAAGACATCAAAAGACAGAACATCTCCTACATATGGACGTAAGAGCGAGCGAACTTTCGTGTTTGAGAGCAAAGGTAGGGCTCTTGTTGGGCTCCATGGAAGGTGTTGTTGGGCTATTGATGCTCTAGGTGCACATTTTGGTGCGCCTCCTattcctccacctcctcccACGGAGAAACTACAAGGATCAGGTGGTGACGGAGGAGAATCATGGGACGATGGAGCTTTCGACGGTGTGAGAAAGATATACGTGGGACAAGGTGAGAATGGTATCGCATCTGTCAAGTTTGTGTATGACAAGAACAACCAGTTGGTACTAGGAGAAGAGCATGGAAAGCATACTTTGCTTGGATACGAAGAG TTCGAGTTGGACTATCCGAGTGAATACATCACAGCGGTAGAGGGTTATTATGATAAAGTGTTTGGTAGTGAATCTTCAGTAATAGTCATGCTTAAGTTCAAGACCAATAAACGAACCTCCCCGCCTTATGGAATGGATGCTGGCGTTAGCTTCATACTCGGGAAGGAAGGTCACAAAGTGGTAGGGTTCCATGGAAAAGCTAGTCCCGAGCTCTATCAGATTGGGGTCACTGTTGCCCCAATCACCAAGTGA